A segment of the Thauera sedimentorum genome:
TAAGACGGGGGAAAACGCTTCAATTCGGCGCTTGGCGCGCCGGGCGTCACTGCGGCGCGGGCAGCCGGTCCAGCCCGCGGATCCTTGCCCCTGCGCCCAGGCCCTTGTCGGCGAACCAGCCGCGGTTCATCTCCAGGGCGTAGCGCGCGGCGTCGGCCGCGCAGTGGCTCTGTTCGCTGTGCGGCGTCATGTCGGCGATGTTGAGGATGCGGCCGTCCTCGTCGATGAAGGCCACCGACAGGGGGATGAAGGTGTTCTTCATCCACATGCAGTGGCGCGCGGCCTGCGGGAAGACGAACACCATGCCGCGCTGCGCCGGCATCATGCGGCGGTTCATCAGGCCGGTCTGGCGGGACTGAGGGGTGTGGGCCACCTCCGCCTCGATGCGGTACATGCCCGCGCTCAGTTCGGTCAGCGGCATGGCCTGCTGGGCCAGGGCCGCAGGCAGCAGCAGGGTCGAGACAAGTGCGGCGAAGGCGTGGCGCAGGCCCGGGGCGGACGTCATGGCGGCAATCCGTGAAGTTCAGTCGCGGGCATTCTAACGTGCTGGCCGCCGCCCGCGCCCGGCCGTGGCGCCTGTGGTGCTCGTAGTCGCCTTGCCGGCCGGCCGGGGCCGTCCCGCAGCGGGCGGCTCGACCTCTTCGGCCCGCCACTGGCCCGGCGCGAGCCCGGCCAGCCGCCAGTCGCCGATCGCCACGCGCAGCAGGCGCAGGGTGGGGAAACCGACCTTGGCGGTCATCCGTCGCACCTGGCGGTTCTTGCCCTCGCGCAGCACGATCTCCAGCCAGCTGGTCGGCACCGTCTTGCGAAAGCGCACCGGCGGATCGCGCGGCCACAACCAGTCCGGCGCCGCCACCCGGCGCGCCTCGCAGGGGCGGGTGACGAAATCGCCCAGATCCACCCCGGCACGCAGCGCAGCCAGCGCCGCCTCGTCGGGCTCGCCCTCCACCTGCACCAGGTAGGTCTTGGGCAGCTTGTGGCGCGGGTCGGCGATGCGGTGCTGCAGGGCGCCGTCGTCGGTGAGCAGCAGCAGGCCCTCGCTGTCGGTATCCAGCCGCCCCGCCGCATACACGCCGGGCACCGGAATGTAGTCCTTCAGCGTCGCGCGCCCGGGCTCGCCGGTGAACTGGCACAGCACGCCATAAGGTTTGTTGAACAGGATCAGGCGGGACATCGGCAGCGACAGCCAGGATTGCGGTAGCCGCCAAGCGTAACGCGAATGGCCGCGGCCTGCAGCCCGCGCCGGTATCGCCCGGCGCGGCGCCTGGGGCATACTGGCGCCCCGCCGCTGCCGGACGACCCGCCGATGACCACCCCGCTATCCGACCTGCTCGCCACGGCACTCGCCGCCCGCGGTCCGCTGATCGAAGGCCTGCTCGCTGAGCAGACCGACGCCTATCGCCTGTTCCACGGCACCGCCGAAGGCCTGCCCGGGCTCACCGTGGACCGCTACGGTCCGATGCTGCTGGCGCAGACCTTCCATCGTCCGCTCGACGCGGCCCAGCTGGCCGAGCTCGAAGCCTTCTACGCCACCGCCCTGCCCGGCCTGCCGCTGATCTGGAACGACCGCAGCGCGGGCAACTCGCGCATCGCCAACACGCTGCACCCCGAGCAGCAGGCGCTGGCCCACACGCCCTGCGAGTTCTCCGAACTGGGGGTGCGCTACCGCTTCCAGGCACGGCACGCGGGACAGGACCCCTGGCTCTTCCTCGACCTGCGCGCCGCCCGCCGGCGGGTAATGCAGGAGGCCGGGGGCAAGTCGCTGCTGAACGTGTTCGCCTACACCTGCGGCGTGGGCGTGGCCGCGGCCAAGGCCGGCGCGCGCCATGTGGTGAACGTCGACTTCGCCGAATCCAGCCTCGCGGTGGGCAAGGACAACGCCCGCCTCAACGAGCTGCCGATCCGGGTGCGCTTCATCAAGTCGGACGCCTTCGCCGCCCTGCGCCAGTACGCCGGCATCGGCCAGCCCAAGGTGGTACGCGGCAAGCGCATGCCGCCCTTCCCCGAGCTCGCCGCGCACCGCTTCGACATCGTCTTCCTCGACCCGCCGCGCTACGCCAGGAGCCCGTTCGGCGTGGTCGACCTGGTCAACGACTACCCCGCGCTGTTCAAGCCGGCGCTGCTCGCCACCGAGGAAGGCGGCACCCTGGTGTGCTGCAACAACGTCGCCCAGGTGGAGCGCGATGCCTGGCTGGAGCAGCTGGAACGCAGCGCCCGCAAGGCCGGGCGGCCGCTGCGCGAGGTGGAGTGGATCGCACCGGAAGGGGATTTCCCCAGCGTGGACGGCAAGCCGCCGCTGAAGGTCGCGCTGCTGCGCGTCTGAGGCCCCACCCCGCCGGGCGGCAGGAATTGCCCTGGCACGGATATCGCTGAAGAGCGTGCACGGTGCGGCCATGTTGGCCACGCCGGCAAGCACGGAAACACCAGCCATGTCCGCCTCCATCCTGCGCCCCGTTGTCCTGCCGCCGACCCTTGCCGGCGGTGTCGCCCCCTTCGACCTGTTCGACGAACGCGGCAACCTGCTGCTACGCCAGGGCCGACCGCTCGGCCAGCACATGCTGGCCGCCCCTGCGGCGCGGCGCCTGTACTGCCGCGCGAACAACGCGCCCCACGCCGCCCACCAGGCGCCGCTGCGCACGCTGCGCGACATCGGGGAAGCGCTCGCGGTGCTGGAGGGCCTGGTCGCCAGCGGAGACGCGCCGACCGCCGACACCTTCATCGACCTGGCCGCGCAATGCCATTCGGCCTGGCGCTTCGACCCCGACGCCTGCATCGGCCATGCACGCCTCGCCCGCCCGGCCTCGCCGGCGATTGGCCAGCTGATCCTGACCGCCCTGTTCGCCGCCGAGATCGGCCATGCGCACGGCCTGCCGCACGAAGCGGTCGGCAACCTGGTGGGCGCCGCGCTCACCATGAACCTGGGCAGCCTCGCCCTGCACGACCGCATGCACGCACGAAGCGAGGCACCGGACGAAAGCGGGCGCGATGCACTCCTCGGCCACCCCCTGCACGCCGCGGGGGTACTCGCCCGACTCGGCCCCTTGCCGGCCGATTGGCTGCGCGCGGTCGCCGAACATCACGAAAACATCGACGGCAGCGGCTATCCGCGCGGCCTGCAGCGCAGCGAGATTTCCCTGGGTGCGCGCATCCTGCGCGTGGCGGATGTGTTCGCCGCCCGCCTGCTCGGCCGGCGCGGCAGAAGCCCGCATTACTGGAATCTGGCCCGGACCGGCACCCGCAGCCAGCTGGTCGAGCATGTCTTCGGCGACGACCTGCGCCAGCTCGACCACCATCTCGCCCGCCTGCTCGTCGACCGCCTGGGGCGCTTTCCACCCGGCAGCATGGTGCGCCTGTCGAACGGCGAGCTGGCCATCGTCAACCGCCGCAGCGGCGGCGGCGCGCCGCGCGAGGCCCTGTCGCTGCTCGCCCCCGGCGGCCGCATCCACCCCCAGCCGCAGCGCCGCCCGCTCGGCGCGCAGGACATCCGCATCCAGGGTTACGCCCACGACGACCAGGTGCGCCGGCTGCCCGAATACGACTGGGCCATGCTCTGGGGCTACTGCGAAACCCCGCCGCGCGGCGCCGGGACCATGCACTGAGGGCGCGCGGCGCACTCACTTCATGTAGGAGCGCAAGGCACCGACCACCTGCTCCACATCGTCCGCCCGTTCCTGCGGTGTGGCGTCCTGCCTCCCGAGGTGCTCGCGGATGTGTCCTTCCAGCACCTCGGCCATCAGGCCATTGACCGCCCCACGGATCGCCGCGATCTGCTGCAGGACCGCCGAACACTCCGCCTGCTGGCCCAAGGCCTTCTCCAGCGCCTCGGCCTGCCCCTTGATGCGCCGGACACGGGTCAGGAGCTGCTTCTGTCCCTTCACGGTATGCGCCATCGCTGCCGCCCTCCTTGCTGAATATATACTGGGGTATAGTATCTCACCGGCCCGATACGCGCAGATTCGACCATGAACACCTCAGCCACCGCCGACTGGAAACACACCCACACCTTCGACGAAGGCAACCCGCTGGCCGAGCGCAACACCCGCCGCGCGGTGGCGCTGACCGCCGCGATGATGGTGGTCGAGATCATCGGCGGCTATGTGTTCAACTCGATGGCCCTGCTTGCGGACGGCTGGCACATGAGCTCCCATGCGCTGGCGCTGGGCCTGTCGCTGCTGGCCTATGGTGCGGCGCGCCGCTACGCGCAGGACCGGCGCTTTGCCTTCGGCACCTGGAAGATCGAGATCCTCGGCGGCTACACCAGCGCCCTGTTCCTGCTCGGGGTCGCAGCGCTGATGCTCTACCACTCGGTCGAGCGACTGGTGTCGCCGGTCGCCATCCATTACCAGCAGGCGATCGCCATCGCCGCCGCCGGCCTGCTGGTGAACCTGGCCTGCGCCTGGCTGCTTCGCGACGGCCACCATCATCATTCCCACCATCACGACCATGGGCATGGGCATGGGCATGAGCATGGCCACGGGCACGCTCATCACGACCTCAACCTGCGCGCGGCCTATCTTCACGTGCTCGCGGACGCCGCCACCTCATTGCTGGCCATCGTCGCCCTGTTCGGCGGCATGCTGTGGGGTGCCGACTGGCTGGACCCGGTCATGGGCATCGTCGGCGCCGGCCTGGTCGCGGCGTGGGCCTACGGCCTGCTGCGCGACACCGGACGCGCCCTGCTCGACGCGGAGATGGACGCGCCGGTGGTCGCGGAGATCCGCGAGGTGGTGGCGGAATGCGGCATCGAGGCCGAAATCACCGACCTCCATGTCTGGCGGGTCGGCCGCGGAAAATACGCCTGCATCCTCGGCGTGGCGACCAGCGCGGACGCCACGCCTTCATTTTTCAGGCAGCGCCTGGGCATCCACGAGGAACTGGTCCATGTGACCGTAGAGGTGAACCGGCTCGCTGCCTGAGGCCATCGCAAGAGCCGGCTCGCCTTGCCGGGATTCACCCGGCAGCGGCGCAAGCACCGGGTTTCGAGAACCGGCGACCGCCCGGCTGCCGGACGACTACCGGAACCTCACTCCATCTCGGCCGCGCGCTTGACCCGGCGCGCGCGCGCCGCTTCGGCGAGGATGTCGAGCACCTCGATGCTGTCTTCCCAGCCGATGCACGCATCGGTGATGCTCTTGCCGTATTCCAGCTCCTTGCCCGGCACCAGGTCCTGGCGGCCTTCCTTGAGGTGGGATTCGACCATCACGCCGATGATGCGCTCGTCGCCGGCGGCCATCTGCCCGCCCACGTCACGCGCCACATCGATCTGGCGGCGGTGCTGCTTGCTGGAGTTGGCGTGCGAGAAGTCGATCATCACCTTGCCCGGCACGCCGGCGGCGGCCAGTTCCTTGCACGCCGCGTCCACACTGGGAGCGTCGTAGTTGGGCGCCTTGCCGCCGCGCAGGATGACGTGGCAGTCCTCGTTGCCGCGGGTCGACACGATGGCCGAGTGGCCGGCCTTGGTGACCGACAGGAAGTGGTGCGGCGACTGCGCGGCCTTGATCGCATCGATGGCGATCTTCACGTTGCCGTCGGTGCCGTTCTTGAAGCCCACCGGGCAGGACAGGCCGGAGGCCAGTTCGCGGTGCACCTGGCTCTCGGTGGTGCGCGCGCCGATCGCCCCCCAGGAGATCAGGTCGGCGATGTACTGCGGGGTGATCATGTCGAGGAACTCGGTGCCCGCCGGCAGGCCGCGTTCGTTGATCTCCCACAACAGCTTGCGCGCCAGGCGCACGCCTTCGTTGATGCGGAAGCTGTTGTCCAGGTAGGGGTCGTTGATCAGCCCCTTCCAGCCCACCGTGGTGCGCGGCTTCTCGAAGTACACCCGCATCACCACCAGCAGGTCGTCCTTGAGGCGGTCGGCTTCCTTCTTCAGGCGGTCGGCGTATTCCAGCGCCGCGTCGGTGTCATGAATGGAGCACGGGCCGATCACCACCAGCAGGCGGTCGTCCGCGCCGTAGAGGATGCGGTGGATCGCCTGGCGCGCCTCGTAGGCGACTTCCGCGGCCTTGTGGCTGGCCGGAAACTCGCGCAGCACGTGCGCCGGCGGCACGAGCTCCTTGATCTCCTGGATGCGGACGTCGTCGATATGGATCTTGACCGAGGCGGACATGGCTTACTCTTGCACTGTCGTTGGGGGAACTGGCGATTCTAGCAGCCCGTCCCGGCTGCACGTCCAGCCGGATTGAACCTCGGCCGATGGGACGGGGTCACAAGCCGGCCGCCGCCTGTAAGGTTTGCGCACGCCAGGGCGACCAGACGGCATAGTCCCGCGAGATCCACATCATGCTCATCAGACGCCCCACAGACATCCTGCCTTCCGAGATCACCCCGCGCGAATTCTTCGACAGCCGGCGCGACTTCATCCGCCGCGCCGGCCTGGGCCTGGCCGCCGGGGCGGCGCTGTGGCACGGCCTGTTGCCCGAGGCGCGTGCGGCGAGCGCGCTCGGCCCGCTGCTCGCCGGCCCCTACGGCACCGACGAGGAGCGCACCCCCTACGACGCGGTGACGAGCTACAACAACTTCTACGAATTCGGCACCGACAAGGAAGACCCTGCCAAGAACGCATCGCGCATGGCGCTGGAGCCGTGGACCGTGCGCGTCGAGGGCCTGGTCAACAAGCCGCGGACCTTCGAGATCGATACGTTGCGCAAGCTCGCCCCGCTTGAAGAGCGCATCTATCGCCTGCGCTGCGTGGAGGCCTGGTCCATGGTGGTGCCCTGGGTCGGTTATCCGCTGGCCGCCCTGCTGCGTGCGGTGGAGCCGCAGGGCAGCGCAAAGTATGTGGAGTTCGTCACCCACTACGACCCGCAGATCATGCTGCGCCGGCCGGTGCTGGACTGGCCCTACACCGAGGGTCTGCGCCTGGACGAGGCCCTGCACCCGCTCACCCTGCTCACCTTCGGCCTGTACGGCGAGGTGCTGCCGGCGCAGAATGGCGCGCCGCTGCGCGTGGTGGTGCCGTGGAAATACGGTTTCAAGAGCGCCAAGTCGCTGGTCGCCATCCGGCTCACCGACAAGCAGCCCGCCACCGCCTGGAACAAGGCCGCCCCGCACGAGTACGGCTTCTACTCCAACGTCAATCCCGAGGTCCGCCATCCGCGCTGGAGCCAGGCCACCGAGCGGCGCATCGGCGAACTGCGCCGCCGGCGCACGCTGATGTTCAACGGCTACGCCGAACAGGTGGCCCAGCTCTACCAGGGCATGGACCTCAAGAAGAACTTCTGACCCACGAGCACCGATGAACCTGCGCACCCCCTCCGCACGCCAGATCGCCGCCACCAAGGCCTTCGTCTTCCTGCTTTGCCTGCTGCCCGCGGTGCTGCTCGCCGCAGGCTGGTTCGGCGACACGCTGGGCGCCAACCCGATCGAGGCCCTGCAGCGCGGCACCGGCGAATGGACGCTGCGCATGCTGCTGATCACCCTCGCAGTGACCCCGCTGCGCCGGCTCACCGGCCTGCACTGGCTGCTGCGCCTGCGCCGCATGCTGGGGCTGTTCGCCTTTGCCTGGGCCTGCGCCCACCTGGCCAACTGGCTGTGGCTGGACCTGTGGTTCGACTGGACGCCGATCGCCGAGGACATCCTCGAACGCCCCTATGTAACCGTGGGCTTCGCCGCCTTCGTGCTGATGGTGCCGCTGGCCGCCACCTCCAACGCCTTCGCCATCCGCCGCCTCGGCGGGCGGCGCTGGCAGGCGCTGCACCGTTCGGTGTACGCCATCGCCGTTCTCGGCGTGGTGCATTTCTGGTGGCTGGTGAAGGCCGATGTGCTCGAGCCCCTGCTCTATGCGCTGGTGCTGGCGGCCTTGCTGGGCATGCGCGGCTGGTGGCGCGAGCTGGAGCGGCGCCGGCAGCTGGCGGCCGGCACTCCGGGTTCGCCGCAGTTCAAGGGCAAGGTGATCCGCATCGTGCCCCGGTAGAAGCGGCCTTGGCCGCGATACGGCCGTTGATGAGCCGATCGCCGCATCGCGGCCAAGGCCGCTCATACGGGCGAATGGGCCCTGTCGTGTGCAAGCAGCGCCGCGCCTACGGGCGCGGACGGATCGCGCTCTTCGGCCGGAAGGCCTTGATCACCGACTCGTCGGTTTCCATGTACGGCCCGCCGATCAGGTCCACGCAGTAGGGAATCGCGGCGAAGATGCCCACGTGGCTCACGCTGCCGTCGGCCGCGCGCACGCCTTCCAGGGTCTCGCGGATGGACTTGGGCTGGCCGGGCAGGTTCACGATCAGCGTCTGGCCGCGAATCACCGCGACCTGGCGCGACAGGATGGCGGTGGGCACGAAGTTCAGGCTGATGCGGCGCATCTCCTCGCCGAAGCCGGGCATCTCCTTGTCGGCCACCGCCAGCGTGGCCTCGGGCGTGACGTCGCGCGGCGACGGACCGGTGCCGCCGGTGGTCAGGATCAGCTTGCAGCCTTCACGGTCGGCCAGTTCGATCAGCGTGCGTTCGATGCGCTCGCGTTCGTCCGGAATCAGGCGGGTCACCGCTTCCCAGGGCGAGCGCAGCGCCCGGCCCAGCCAGTCGCGCAGCGCCGGGATGCCCTGGTCCTCGTAGGTGCCGTCGGAGGCGCGATCGCTGATCGACAGCAGGCCGATGCGCATCGTGTCGCTCATTCCTCGTCCCCGGAAATCTCCTGCTGCTCGGCCTGCGCAGCGCGTGCGCCTTCGTCCAGTTCGCGCAGCACGCGGAACAGCTCGCGGAAGGCCCGCGGCGGCTTGTTCTGCTCGCGCTCCTTGAGCGCGTTGCGGCGCAGCGTGCGCAGGTGCTGGAGATCGGCCTGCGGCCAGGTCTCGGCCACGGTACCGATCACCTTCTCGTCCTCGAGCAGGTCGGTGCGCAGCTTCTCCAGCCGGTGCTGGCGCGCGGTTTCGGCACGCGAGACGCCGTTGAAGGCGTCGAGCTGCGCCTGGATGGGTTCCGGGTCGATGTTGCGCATCAGCTTGCCGATGTACTGCATCTGGCGGCGCCGTGCGCCGTGCGCGGTAAAGCGCTGGGCATCGCGTACCGCGTCGAACAGCTCCTCGGGCATCGGCACCTTGCGCAGGCGCTCGACCGACAGCGCGACCAGCTGTTCGCCCAGGTCCTGCAGCGCGTGCATGTCCCGCTTGCGCTGGCTCTTGCTCGGCCCGTCGTACTCGTGGAAGTCGCCGTCGTGGTGGTCGTGCGTCATGGAATCGGGGTGGAGGTGTGATCGGGGTAAGATTATAGCCTTTGCGCCTTTCGGTCCCACGCCCATGTCCGCTCAAGATTTCGCCTTCTCCCATGAACAGCTGCAGGAGATTGCCGCCGATGTGCTGAAGTTCGCCCGCAAGCGCGGCGCCTCGGCCTGCGAGACCGACGTCTCGGAAGGTGTCGGGCAGACCGTCACGGTGCGCCGCGGCGAGGTGGACACCATCGAGTACAACCGCGACAAGGGCATCGGCGTCACCGTCTATGTCGGCCAGCAGCGCGGCCACGCGAGCACCTCGGACTTCTCGCGCAAGGCGCTCAAGGCCACCGTGGAGGCGGCGGTGTCGATCGCCCGCTTCACCGCGCCCGACCCCTGCGCCGGCCTGGCCGACGCGGCGCTGCTGGCGAAGGACTGCCCGGACCTCGATCTCGATCACCCCTGGGCGCTCAGCGTGGACCAGGCCATAGCGCTCGCCCACCGCTGCGAGGAGGCCGCCTTCGCCACCAGCGACAAGGTGAGCAACTCCGAGGGCGCCTCGGTGTCGGCGCAGCGCTCGCATTTCGTCTCGGCCAACAGCCTGGGCTTCATGGGCGGCTATGCCACCACCCGTCACGGCCTGTCCTGCTCGGTGATCGCCGGCGAAGGCGACGGCATGCAGCGCGAGTACTGGTACGACAGCCGGCGCAAGGCGGACGAGTTGATGAGCGCCGAGGACGTCGGCCGCCGTGCCGCCGAACGCGCGGTGGCCCGCCTGGGCGCGAAGAAGATCCGCACCTGCGAGGTGCCGGTGCTGTTCGAGGCACCGCTGGCCGTCGGGCTGATCGGCAACTTCGTCCAGGCGGTGAGCGGCGGCGCGCTGTACCGCAAGTCCTCCTTCCTGCTCGACAGCCTGGGCAAGCAGGTCTTCTCGCCGATCATCAACATCGCCGAACGCCCGCACCTGCGCGGCGCCTTCGGCAGCAGCCCCTTCGACAGCGACGGCGTGGCCACCCACGACCGCGATGTGGTGGTGGATGGCATGCTGCAGGGTTATTTCCTGTCCACCTACACGGCCCGCAAGCTCGGCATGCAGACCACCGGCAATGCCGGCGGCTCGCACAACCTGCGGGTGGCGGCGGGCGAACTCGATTTCGCCGGTCTGGTGAAGAAGATGGAGCGCGGCCTGGTGGTCACCGAACTGCTCGGCCACGGGGTGAACTACGTCACCGGCGACTACTCGCGTGGCGCGGCCGGCTTCTGGGTGGAGAAAGGGCGCATCAAGCATCCGGTGGAAGAGATCACCATCGCCGGCAACCTGCGCGACATGTTCACCAGCATCGTCGCGGTGGGCAACGACGCCCTGCCGCGCGGCGCGAAGCATTGCGGCTCGCTGCTGATCGAACGCATGAAGATCGCCGGGCGCTGAGCCGCTGCGCCGCCACGCACTACGAACAAGGTTAGGGTTTTCCGCGGTTTTCCACGGGGGTCGAATCCCTATAATCGGTCTCGCTTCGCAATAACATCACAAGCAAAGGAGAGATCGTGGAACGTCGCAAATTCATGAAGAGCGCTGGTCTGGCCGGTATCCTCGCCGCGGGCTCCGCCCCCGCCCTGGTTCAGGCCCAGCAGCAGATCCGCTGGCGTCTGGCTTCCAGCTTCCCGAAATCGCTGGACACCATCTACGGCGCGGCCGAAGTGTTCGCCAAGCAGGTTTCGGATGCCACCGGCGGCAAGTTCGTCATCTCCGTGCATGCCGGCGGCGAGCTGGTTCCGGCCTTCGGCGTGGTCGACGCGGTTCAGCAGGGCACCATCGAGTGCGCCCACACCGCTCCGTACTACTTCTTCGGCAAGGACGAGACCTTCGCCTTCGATTGCGCGATTCCGTTCGGCATGAGCTCCCGTTCGCTCAGCGCGTGGATGTATCAGGGCAACGGCATGAAGCTGATGCGCGACTTCTACTCGCAGTACAGCATCGTGAACTTCCCGATGGGCAACACCGGCGCGCAGATGGGCGGCTGGTACCGCAAGGAGATCAAGTCGGTAGCCGACCTCAACGGCCTGAAGATGCGTATCGGCGGCTTCGGCGGCCGGGTGCTGGCCAAGGTCGGCGGCGTGCCGCAGAACATCCCCGGCGGCGAGATCTACCAGTCGCTGGAGCGCGGCACCATCGACGCCACCGAGTGGGTGGGCCCGTACGACGACCTCAAGCTCGGTTTCCACAAGGTCGCGCCCTTCTACTACTACCCGGGTTGGTGGGAAGGCGGCGCCCAGCTGTCGCTGTACATCAACGACAAGCAGTGGAACGGCCTGTCGCCGGAGTACAAGGCGATCGTCACCAGCGCCGCGTCGCACGCCCACGTCAACATGCAGGCCATGTACGACGCGCGCAACCCGACCGCGCTCAAGCAGCTGATCGCCGAAGGCGCCAAGCTGAACCGCTTCCCGCGTGACGTGATGGATGCCGCGTTCAAGGCCTCGCGCGAGGTCTACGCCGAGCTGAACGACAAGAACGCCAACTGGAAGAAGATCTACGGCGACTATTCCAAGTTCCTGGCCGACCAGTACCAGTGGGCGCCGATCGCCGACGGCAGCTACGACCAGTACATGTCGGCCCAGCGCCTCGGCTGATTCAGCCCTTCAACGCCCCGGGCCTCGCCTGGGGCGTCGTTCGTCGGGGCGGCCGTCTGACGGCCGCCCCGTTTCAGGTGTCGCCAACCGACGCCAAGCTCTACTGCAGGACCTCCGCCCCCAATGGGAATGCTGCTCAAGCTCTCACGCATGATCGATCGCCTCACGCGACTGGTCGGCCAGACGCTCATCTGGCTGATCCTCGCCGCGACGCTGATCAGTGCCGCCAACGCAATCGCTCGCAAGCTGTTCAACGTCGGCTCGAACGCCTTTCTCGAGATCCAGTGGTATCTGTTCGCAGCCGTGTTCATGCTCGGCGCGGGATACGCATTCCTGCAGAACGCCCATGTACGCATCGACGTACTGGCCAACAAGCTGTCCAAGCGCACCCGAACCCTCATCGACATCGGCGGCATCCTCTTCTTCCTGCTGCCGATGTGCTATCTGCTTTCCGTTTTCGCCTGGCCGGTGCTGACCTCCGCCTATGAAACCGGCGAGATGTCCTCGAACGCCGGCGGCCTGATCCGCTGGCCCTTGTTCGCCCTGGTGCCGGCAGGCTTCGCGCTGCTCGCCCTGCAGGGCATCTCCGAGCTCTTCAAGCGCATCGCCTACCTCGCCGGTGCCGGCCCGGACCCCCTCGCGCACGAACCCGATGCGCACGCTGCTCCGCCTGCCGTCACCCAGGACACCACCGAAAACGCTCCGGGCGAGGCCCGCAAATGATGGAATTCGTCGCTGCCAACCTCGCCCCGATCATGTTCGGATCGGTGGTCTTCTTCCTCCTGTCCGGTTTCCCCGTCGCCTTCGCGCTGTCGGCCTGCGGCCTGCTGTTCGGCTTCATCGGCATGGAGCTCGGCCTGCTGCACGGCACCCTGTTCCAGGCCCTGCCGCTGCGCGTGTTCGGCATCATGCAGAACGACATCCTGCTGGCCATCCCGTTCTTCACCCTGATGGGCCTGATCCTCGAGCGCAGCGGCATGGCCGAGGATCTGCTCGACACCGCCGGCCAGGTGTTCGGCCCGGTGCGTGGCGGCCTGGCGATCGCCGTGATCTTCGTCGGCGCGCTGCTGGCCGCGACCACCGGCGTGGTGGCGGCCTCGGTGATCTCCATGGGCCTGATCTCGCTGCCCATCATGCTGCGCTACGGCTACAGCCGGCCGATCGCCTGCGGCGTCATCACTGCCTCCGGCACGCTGGCCCAGGCCATTCCGCCGTCGCTGGTGCTGATCGTCATGGCCGACCAGCTCGGCCGCAGCGTGGGCGAGATGTACAAGGGTGCATTCATTCCGGCCTTCATGCTGGTCGGCCTGTACGCCCTGTTCGTCATCGGGTTGGCGATCTTCCGCCCGAAGATGGTTCCCGCCCTGCCGCCGGAGGCGATCCGCTACCGCGAGCCCAACGGCGCATCGGGCCTGCGCTCGCTCGTCCTGTTCCTGTCCCTGATCATCGGCATTTCGGTGCTTTTCGGGGCCTATTACGACAACATCCTCGGCGCCCTCGAAGGCCGCGAAGTAGTGACCACGCTGGAAGAGGTCGTGGTCATCGCCCTGACCTTCGGCACTGCGCTCGCCCTGCTGCTTGCCGGCCTCAACCGCCTGCTGCGCCTCGGGCTGCTCTCGCAGATCGCCGAGCGTTTCACCTTCGTACTGGTACCGCCGCTCGCGCTGATCTTCCTGGTGCTCGGCACGATCTTCCTCGGCATTGCGACCCCGACCGAAGGCGGTGCGATGGGCGCGTTGGGCGCCATGCTCATGGCCCTGTCGCGCAAGCGTCTGGACATGCTCAAGCTGCGCGAGGCGCTCGAATCCACGACCAGGCTGTCGGTGTTCGTGCTGTTCATCCTGATCGGCGCGACCGTGTTCAGCTTCACCTTCACCGCGATGGACGGCAAGGAGTGGGTCGAGCACCTGTTCGACAAGCTGCCCGGTGGCCAGATCGGCTTCCTGATCTT
Coding sequences within it:
- a CDS encoding TRAP transporter large permease, producing MMEFVAANLAPIMFGSVVFFLLSGFPVAFALSACGLLFGFIGMELGLLHGTLFQALPLRVFGIMQNDILLAIPFFTLMGLILERSGMAEDLLDTAGQVFGPVRGGLAIAVIFVGALLAATTGVVAASVISMGLISLPIMLRYGYSRPIACGVITASGTLAQAIPPSLVLIVMADQLGRSVGEMYKGAFIPAFMLVGLYALFVIGLAIFRPKMVPALPPEAIRYREPNGASGLRSLVLFLSLIIGISVLFGAYYDNILGALEGREVVTTLEEVVVIALTFGTALALLLAGLNRLLRLGLLSQIAERFTFVLVPPLALIFLVLGTIFLGIATPTEGGAMGALGAMLMALSRKRLDMLKLREALESTTRLSVFVLFILIGATVFSFTFTAMDGKEWVEHLFDKLPGGQIGFLIFVNAVIFFLGFFLDFFEIAFILIPLLAPVAEKLGIDLIWFGVMIALNLQTSFLTPPFGFALFYLRSVAPVGAFIDRVTGKRTDGVKTTQIYRGSVAFVCIQVFMLALIIAFPELVTGNLDEKVKVDLDTIQIQAPPSDGGWGAPAGGDNGGW